Part of the Vigna unguiculata cultivar IT97K-499-35 chromosome 3, ASM411807v1, whole genome shotgun sequence genome, CATGGATATAGAAAGGATATTTGAAGCTACTTTAAGCCTTAAAGACAAATAGTTAGTTTGCGCTATCTAATAAAGGAGATTGATTTTTGATGGATAGTAATGAGACAAATAATGGAAGGCTAAGGAAAGGCTATCACTTGGATAGTTTCAACACTAGGTTTTTGGAAACATAATTCCTTGACAATgtgagataaaagaaaaaaaatatgaagtttaTGTAGTTAGTGTAGTGAAATTCATATTTGACTAAGCATGGATTTCACACGTAAGCTATGTTTGAAGCTTGAATATGTAGAGAGTTTGAGTATGGTTTAaagaaaagtgataaaaaaatgatagtTCTCATGTCTATCAAGTAATATTCGCCTTCAAGTCAAAGACAAAGGTGGTGGAGAACTTGGAGAGTAGTAATAAAGTGCTCAAATTCCATGTTAGGAGATTTTTAATAAGCAAAGGCAAATATTATCAAAGGAAACCTTATGGTAGACTCTAAACATCTAGAAACGATGGATCTAACCTCATTGTCATGTACCATTAGAATGTTTTAGATGTGGAAAACTACATTTTTATAGACACTTTCTACAATCCATTCTTAATGTGATTTGTATTAGATTAGATGTCAATGCCATGACCATTAcatgagatatatatatatatatatatatatatatatatatatatatatatatatatatatatatatatatatatatatatatatatatatatatattcacacacTCACACTCACACCCATCCACACATGTACACGTGCAACATAATATTTGAATGAATATAACTTAATCAATAAGAGTGTCTATATCATGTGATGTTATAAATGAAAGAAGATTTTTTGTGCATTATGTATtgcatctttttttttttaattatatatatactcttAATGAACATAAGTGTTCATTAAGAGTGACTTATATACTTATATTTGTTGATAATAAGTTCATGTATTCATTTATAATCGAATTGTAATTAGTGAAACTGGTTaagaatttcataaaaaaattgaacctaACACAAAAGTTAAGATGaactaatataaaattgtgtcattcttaatatatataaacaaatgaCATGTAATTCAATTATTTAGGGTGTGTTTGTTTTCAAAGatggatttaaaataaaatgagtgaatgaatttgaagaaatatagtggagaaagtaattttatttgaagGGATGAAGAGGTCAAAGGTAAGGGGTTTGAAGATAAAGGTAATGAAAACTTTCAAAGAATTTGatagatattataaatataaaataatattttaatagataaaattgttatattacaattttatcctctgttaaaattagtataaaataaaatataattattattattagttttggtattattattaatattattatagttaatactattattattattattattattattattattattaagtaaaagcatattttttaagttgaaaatttaaaaaaaaaaaaaaaattaggtaaatGCATATTGCTGAACTATTTCAAGCAAACAAAGTTTATCCGCCCTTATCCATCCTATTAAACAATAAATCCCTAAAACCAAACACAACATCACtcttgattgaaaaataaaaatcatgtttCACTCTATCCTTTAaagatatgtttattttaatattttttttaaaaatccaaatcacttttttatttttatttaatattgtgcTTACATATTTAacacttcatttttttaaattttgttagaaaTAAATTTAGTCACAAAGTTCAATTAATTTGGAAGTtgcaataaattattattttttaactctaattaagttttatttaacttattttttttaacgaaactcaataaaaaacttaatattcACTATATTTCTTTAGAAGTGTTTATTTACATCTATATGTACAGTTTTGCTTTTCTTTCATAAACGACTCTTCAATTATTGTTCTTTTAGAGGGTCACCAATAATAACTTCTCAGAAGTGATTTAATAAGAGTTTAATACAGCCATTagcaatgattttttttttatcagactATTCAATGTTGTTACATATGTTTAAGATTCATTTAACTGAATatctttacatatatatatatatatatattatcaaatctTTTACCTATTTACAATAGAAAAATAGAACgatatatgtaaattaaatcCTATGTTTTAATACACAAGCTTGACTTTCTATTTTTGGTGTGctcttgaattttcttttactttttttatttataatattgaattattAACTTATAAAAACACTATATATTTGTCCGccattaaaattcttaaaaggTCCGATTCGCCACGTCATCCCACACGCCCAACTTTAAAATGGAAACATATTAAAGGCTTTTTCCCTTCGCCTTCCGTTGAAGCGCGTTCCTAATTTCCACTTCCAAACGACGTCGATTcctctcctctctctctctgagATTAGCCTTCGTAAGAAGGAAACAACACTTCATCTTCCCAATCATCGCATCGCACATGGCGGCACCCTCGACGACGCCGCCGTCGCTTTTGTCGCCGACGCAGAGGTATGCTGCCGGCGCATTGTTCGGCCTGGCCCTGCACGAGGCTCAACTCAACCAAACCAATCCGTTGCCGTTACCCGTTTCTGAGGATTCTATCTCCGAGGAGCGAACCAGTACTAGCTCCAGCAGCGACTCGGTTTCCGAGGACCCGGATCTTTGGGTCAACAACAATTCGGGTTTGCTCCGCCCCGTTTTTAAGTACGTGTTAGTTATAATTCAGGGCAAATCCTGATAGTTATTTTGAATCTCTGAATTTGAATCCGAATTTGAACAGGTTTCTTGAAATTGATTCCGCTTCGTGGCTTGGGCTAGAGGAAACCGCTGGTTCTTCTTCAGCTCTGAATCACGTGGGACCGGTACGTTTCACTAGTTCGTTGTCATGCGTAAGGAGATTACGCATTAATTTTGTTGATATTCAAATGGAAGAGTGTTAGcaatatattcttttaacaCACAAAcactttcttttattatattgaaaacTGTACATTCACTAGTGGGCTTTCGTTATTTAAATAAGGAGTGAGACCTGCACAGTTTTTGTGATTTCTAACGAGTTTCAATTAACAGTTGAAGTTGTGGTGGAAATCGTTTGTTAGAGAGTGTGTAACtggcaatttatttttcttcattttgatATATTGctaatagagaataataatgcTCGTGATTGTTACAGTTCTTGAGATTACTTTCACAAGAATCGGACGGTGGTTCTTCTCAAACTTCAGATCAAGAACTTGCTTTGTCAGTTGCAGTTAATGGCATCACACGTGAAATGGAGAAAAAGTTGGAGTCTACTGAGTCTAAAAGGGAGAAGCTTCGCGAATATGAGCATCAATGTCGTGAGAAGTTCGCAATTGATGAGGTTCAGCCTCATGGTGAAGAGGTAGATGATCATTTGGAAGTTCAGGAGGTAATGGATATTGCTCCTTTAGTTGACTCTAAAGAGCCAGAACATGGGTCTGTTAATTGGAAGATTGATGAGAGACCAATTGAGGAAGTAATGATGCTGAGTGATCAGAGGAAGGTGACAGTTCTATATGAACTTCTGTCTGGTTGTTTGTCAAATTTAGGTGAAGATATAGGCCAGAGAAGGAAGGGCTATGATGCTCGACATCGTGTGGCTCTGCGGTTGCTCGCAACATGGCTTGATGTCAAGTGGACAAAAATGGTTTGTTTGATGAGATTTTTGAATGGAACTTTATATGATTGCCTgatttctaaataacttgtcaTATATTGGAAATCGCTAGATGAGTGCCTTGTCTTGTGACTTACTATTATGAATTGTGGTGAACATTGCCTATATGTTTGCCTTGATTTCTAATCTACCGTAATTCAAGTTGAATGTGATTGCAAATGTTTGCATGTTATAAACTTGCTTTGTATTGTTAGTTATTAGAATCTCATATTTACTGGTCCTGTATCTTTAATGACTAAGATGAGTATTGGTTTTTGTAGGAGGCCATCGAGACCATGGTTGCTTGTTCTGCGATGGCTTTTATTCAGGCACAAGAGTCAAAGAAAGAAGAAACTCAATCAAAAGAAACTAAGTGGACTAAATTAAAGCGGGGTGGTATAATTGGTGCTGCTGCAATAACTGGTGGAGCTTTGTTGGCTATTACTGGTGGTATGGAGATCATGTTATCTTTTGTAACTGTTTATGAAATATAGAATTTCCACATGAACCAGCTCTTTatgattgtttttattttgaccATTCAACAGGGTTAGCTGCACCTGCCATAGCTGCAGGTCTAGGTGCTTTGGCTCCAACGTTGGGTACTCTGATCCCTGTAATTGGAGCAAGTGGATTTGCTGCAGCTGCTAGCGCTGCAGGAACTGTTGCTGGTTCTGTTGCTGTTGCTGCATCATTTGGAGGTTTATATTTgccaataatattattagatttGCTAGAATTCAATCATGTCCCGTTTCTGTGGCTTCCTttctctcattttatttttaagtttagttTGTAGTTTAAGACTTTTGTTGTTATAATTATCCATTTACATGCTTACACTAACTGCTTAAATAGGATAACTTCCTCTTAGATTGCCATAAGTACAAATGTTACATGAGAGTTTGTGTTTACTTTAGATTGTAACTAACTGGAGCCTGGAGGAGTCATGCGGGCCTATAGAATGTCTAATATGTCCTGTTTTGCGATGACAGTACATTCGATTCCTTCAAAGTACACAGTGGTTCTTATGtgttaacaaataatattattattgttataaaagtGGCAATCTGTAGGATGGTTGATTCCTTGATCTTgcatttctttattctttattatgtcagtcaaattcttttttaaacaatgaaaatttttatgTATCTCTTTGTTCTACTTCTTCCAGCTGCAGGAGCAGGACTTACTGGAAGCAAAATGGCTAGGAGAGTTGGGGGAGTTGATGAGTTTGAATTCAAGACTATTGGAGAAAACCATAACCAAGGCGTAGGTTTTTATATCTTTCATCTTCCTGTTTTCTTCTGACTTTGCTTGCTTAAATTGAGTTATGGACTTTGCTTCTGTGTGCATTTGTATGAACTCTGCCCCACCTTTCTTATAATACCAAAAAATACATCTGTACcgggttaatttttgaaattaatttcttGTTGAACTTCTGCTTGCAGAGGCTAGGGGTTGAGATCTTAGTATCTGgatttgtctttgagaaggaaGATTTTGTAAGGCCCTGGGAAGGTCATAATGACAACTTGGAGGGGTACATAGTGAATATTACCCTTCAATGGTCACGGATACCTTGGAAAGCTTGATGTTGATAGAAAGTTACACTCTTCTATTGAAATCAGCTTTTATTTGTAGTTCAGTTTATCTTGGAACTGTAGTGTTAATATTCTTATGATTGATGGTGATCATCCTTGCCAACAGAAATGACCTTTCTTGTTAGGTATGCGCTGCAGTGGGAGTCCAAGAATCTGATTGCTGTGAGCACTGCAATTCAAGACTGGCTTACTTCAAGTGGGTTTTGAGATTTGGGATTCTAATAAAACTAAGTTATTAGTACATAAGTATCTCTTTCAATGATGTTTATATTACTGTGACTTGCATCAGAACTTGCGATGGAGCTGATGAAACGAGGGGCTATGATGACTGTTTTGAGTTCACTCTTAACCGCTTTGGCTTGGCCAGCTGCATTGCTTTCAGCAACCGATTTTATAGACAGTAAATGGACAATTGCTATCGACAGGTGTGTTTTGTCTCCTGATTCTGTCTACAATAGAACGTTGCTTGGTAGTGTGGGAAGAAGCTTCTTCCTGTTTCTTTTGTTACGAATATCATGTATGCAATTCAAAGTGCTAAATGGTTAAAATTTCAGGAATTATGATTCTTATTGTTTGGGCTATGCTTGTACTATTTGGGCTATTAAAGTTACTGATCCTAGAGTGTTATTATAAATTGGTGGATAAggtgaatttttaaaaaaacatatcacATGTAATATCAGTGTTCAGATTTTCAGTTCAAGGTTTCAACTGTTTTTGTTGGATTGTGGAATTAGTGAATTAATCTGACTTGAATAACCGAGTCCTGGTATCTGACTTAAATTTCTGAGGGATTTGAAGTTGCCCCCTTTTCACCACTAAAGatattagaaaattatatttgacgATTGTATTGTCATTTGATCATCATGTTCAAGTTTAGTTTGATTTTCTTTTAGCTTGGTAATTGTACAAGTTATTTGTAAAGTGTCAATTCAATTGATCATTAATATTAAGTGTATTAATATGCAAATCTGAAAGCTGATGTCAAGGTGGTTTGGATTTGGCATGTGAAGGAGCAcctagtgttttttttttcttgataaaagGTGTTGTTCATGTGATGGCTTCACCAACTCTGAAAAATTTGTTATGATCAGTTTTGTTTCTTTGATTAGTTTTAGATCTACGTGCTGAGTTAGTCTTGATTTTCAGATCAAACAAAGCTGGTAAGCTGCTTGCTGACGTGTTGTTAAGAGGATTGCAGGGAAATAGGTATTTGACGAATTCCAGAGTTTCTTTTAGTCCCGCTCCAAGAAAATTGTAGATTAATGTATTCGTATTGATGTTTGAATTTCAGACCCGTGACACTTATAGGTTACTCACTAGGGGCGAGAGTTATTTTCAAGTGCTTACAGTTTTTGGCTAAAACTGAAAACAGTGGTAGGTATTTCAAGTTTCACCCCTTTCATTTGTTCATCCTTGAtgtgtttaaattatttgactACACATCAGATAATTTCCTGttcttttattcatttattaattCCAGTGGTGGTTGCATATAACTTATGTCCTTGGTACTCTAGCCATCTTTATTCATTGAATGATGTTACCttattacttttattgtttGCCCTGCTTATTGGCAGCTGAACTAGTAGAAAGAGTTATACTTCTTGGAGCACCCATTCCAATCATGGACGAGAACTGGGAAGCAGCTCGAAAGGTTTGCGGGGCATTTAATTTTCCTAGTACAACTTTCTTATCCGTATAATGAGAATAAATCTTTCTAACGTCACGGTATTGTGTAGATGGTATCAGGAAGATTTGTAAATGCTTATTCGAGGAATGACTGGATGCTTGGAGTGGCCTTCCGTGCCAGGTATCTTGAAGTATAATTGCAAAATATTCGTAAAGTTATGTATTTCAAGTTGACTCGCACTACCATGACCTCAGGACCTATAAACTTGATAAAAGAAGCCCATAGCATgaaattgcataattttgtttttacgTGAGAAGTTTCACACTACATTGCTCATCGGTAaattttttggtttgtatttttaTACGTGAAGTGGGAGTTGGTAAGTATGAGCAGATAACTGCGTTTCTTGTATATGATTATGTCGGGTGTGTCATTGCCTGCCTATAACGTATAAGGagatagatatatatttaaaaatgtatacaaACTCTTataacatgataaatatataattgtaattGTAATTGTGAGTAtccaaactaaaattatattagttggATAttgtctaaataaaaaaaatataaaatattttattataaaagtatatgtTTTGTTGATTAGATATTTCATTGCACTAGGACCGATGCTTTTGGAGATGAGGTGTTACAACTGTATCACGATAATTTTTCTACTTATTATGTGTGGCTAACCAGTACAGTTCGCAGTTGTTGTGATTATTTGCCTTGCCATTCTTTTAGGAAAATGTAAAAGGTTTGATCTTAATAGAcagaaatcaaaataattatttagcattatatatattttttaaatttgtgcaGTCTACTTACGAAAGGATTAGCTGGAATCCAACCTGTCGATATTCCTGGGATCCAAAATGTAAGATGTTTCTTCATACAAAATGACGTACAAAACTAGTTTTCTAAGTTGCATTCTAAAGTTAtgaatatttatgttttaataagTGTTCTTGGTTTGCAGGTCGATGTGACAGATCAGATTGAAGGCCATTCGTCTTATCTGTGGGCTACCCCAAGGATCTTAGACCAACTTCAATTGGAAACATACTATCCTGTATATAACAGCATTTCTTGCATATAGGGTGAAGTTTTCATGACGGTGCTTTTCTTGCATACACTTAAATTTAAGTATGACACTATTCAGAAGTTATGCATCAAATTTATTAGCGATACTATAAGGATGTACTacttttttagtttcaaatgtaaaaaattgtatttatgttgttttttcttataaataaattcGGTATATTTATTAATTGGATGGAGGTTTCTTTACCTATTAATGTTATTCTTCATCGCATAATCTCATTCGGGTCCTAATAGCATTAAAGGGCAATGCTCTTTGTTACTATAGAAAACAGCACGAAATGCATGAAGAcacattataattaaaaattaaaaggagaaaaataggATTTAATAATGGATAACAAAAGGAACCCATTAAGATTGGCTTAACAGAGTTTAACAGGTTgtaaacttaatttttgttgtcattattatgtatacaataaaataatgaaattcaaAAGCTTTGTGAAGTTTTCTGAAAGGTGTTTCTGATAGCAGTTTCATTACATGGAATTCCCTAAAAATGAAGCCAAATCtcgtattatttttaatatacgaCAAAGGCCTAAGGTTTTActgacaaataaaaattaagatataaaatTAGCTGATATTGTGGTTCATATTACTTTTGGTGCATACGCAATTAACTAAAGCATGAAAGATTAAGAAAATGATCTTAAAATTCAATACACTAAACTCTAATAATATGAAAttccaattatttattttttagaaactGATAAATCAAAATCCACATTCGAAAATACAACGTGAAATTGTGATTGTCATAAC contains:
- the LOC114179139 gene encoding transmembrane and coiled-coil domain-containing protein 4-like isoform X1; translation: MAAPSTTPPSLLSPTQRYAAGALFGLALHEAQLNQTNPLPLPVSEDSISEERTSTSSSSDSVSEDPDLWVNNNSGLLRPVFKFLEIDSASWLGLEETAGSSSALNHVGPFLRLLSQESDGGSSQTSDQELALSVAVNGITREMEKKLESTESKREKLREYEHQCREKFAIDEVQPHGEEVDDHLEVQEVMDIAPLVDSKEPEHGSVNWKIDERPIEEVMMLSDQRKVTVLYELLSGCLSNLGEDIGQRRKGYDARHRVALRLLATWLDVKWTKMEAIETMVACSAMAFIQAQESKKEETQSKETKWTKLKRGGIIGAAAITGGALLAITGGLAAPAIAAGLGALAPTLGTLIPVIGASGFAAAASAAGTVAGSVAVAASFGAAGAGLTGSKMARRVGGVDEFEFKTIGENHNQGRLGVEILVSGFVFEKEDFVRPWEGHNDNLEGYALQWESKNLIAVSTAIQDWLTSKLAMELMKRGAMMTVLSSLLTALAWPAALLSATDFIDSKWTIAIDRSNKAGKLLADVLLRGLQGNRPVTLIGYSLGARVIFKCLQFLAKTENSAELVERVILLGAPIPIMDENWEAARKMVSGRFVNAYSRNDWMLGVAFRASLLTKGLAGIQPVDIPGIQNVDVTDQIEGHSSYLWATPRILDQLQLETYYPVYNSISCI
- the LOC114179139 gene encoding transmembrane and coiled-coil domain-containing protein 4-like isoform X2 translates to MEKKLESTESKREKLREYEHQCREKFAIDEVQPHGEEVDDHLEVQEVMDIAPLVDSKEPEHGSVNWKIDERPIEEVMMLSDQRKVTVLYELLSGCLSNLGEDIGQRRKGYDARHRVALRLLATWLDVKWTKMEAIETMVACSAMAFIQAQESKKEETQSKETKWTKLKRGGIIGAAAITGGALLAITGGLAAPAIAAGLGALAPTLGTLIPVIGASGFAAAASAAGTVAGSVAVAASFGAAGAGLTGSKMARRVGGVDEFEFKTIGENHNQGRLGVEILVSGFVFEKEDFVRPWEGHNDNLEGYALQWESKNLIAVSTAIQDWLTSKLAMELMKRGAMMTVLSSLLTALAWPAALLSATDFIDSKWTIAIDRSNKAGKLLADVLLRGLQGNRPVTLIGYSLGARVIFKCLQFLAKTENSAELVERVILLGAPIPIMDENWEAARKMVSGRFVNAYSRNDWMLGVAFRASLLTKGLAGIQPVDIPGIQNVDVTDQIEGHSSYLWATPRILDQLQLETYYPVYNSISCI